DNA sequence from the Fusarium verticillioides 7600 chromosome 2, whole genome shotgun sequence genome:
TGTCTGTTCCGCCTGATCAGGCGTCGAAACCTCAACAGTGAAGTGCACGCTGTCTGGGGCATCCTCCCAAATATCCTTGCTAGGGAAATGGTGTCGTGCCTTGTTGCCAGGTGCTGGCTTCTGAGCTTCCTTCTTACCCTCTTCAGGGAAAAGAGGCTCATATTCTTCCACGTCGTCCAGAGAAGTGGGAGCAAATTCTTGAGAGTCATTGTTCTTATATATGCTGGTGGGTCTGCTCTTGGGTCTGCTAGACCTGCTCAGAGGTCGACTCGTTGGTTCCTCCAAGTCACCGCTACCTCGACGGTCGGCGGGAGGATGAACAGCAGGACGCTGACTGTAAGAAGAATCATCATTCTTGACTTCGTCGGCAGCCAAAATTGGTGCAGTGTATTCATGGTCCTCCTCGTCTACAGCAGGATCCTCGTTACCATACGAACGGTACTCTGGGTGCTTAGGATCGTCAACGTGCACAGTATGTTCACCATCGGGGCCAGTGATCTCCGACTTGAATGACAGAGGCTGAACCTGGCCTTCATTGGTGGAAGCGGGTCGGGGAGAAAGGCGGGAAGTATATTCTTCACTGGCCTGGAAGCCAACTTCATCAGTAGGCGTAGCCTGATAACCAGATGTGCCTGCATCTCATTAGCTAGTGCGAGCACAAATAGATTCGCAACTTACCTAAACCGGTGCCACGAGATCGCGTGTCTCTGACCAGCTTGTTCAGGTCATCCCTGCTCATGGCAAAGTCATTTTGACGGTCATGCAGAGGAGTCTGATGTTCCCTCTTAAGGGCTTCAGGATGCTTCTCATAGTATTCCTTCTCGAGTTTGTCCAAGGGCGCAACACCATGGCCGTGGAGGCCGTAGCTGCCCGGAGGTCCACCACGAGAGCTGTGCTTGCGATGGTGGTGCTTCTTGAATTCCTCAGACCCAGGGCCAGGCGAAGGGGCCTGAACGTCACCAAGATGAGGGTTCATGGGCACGCGCTGGCCGATTTCGGGAATCCCATGCTCATCCTCCACCTCAGGACGGCCATCACTGACCGACACATTGGTGCTAGactgcttcttgttgcccTGCGTAGATCCAGGACGGCCAATGCCAAATTGTGCTGCCTTGTCGGAGTCGGTGCGGGTAACAGCCTGGACACGCTGCTTGGCGCTTTGCGCTGGCAGGGAAGGCTTGGGCGCATGAAGCTTGAGGTCCTCCGCAATGGTACGTGTTTGTTCGGGTGACGCAGCTCTGTTGTCGGAGTCGGCCTGGACCTCTTCAGGCTTGACTTCGTGGGTCACGGCACTGTACTCAACACCCTCTTGGCCAATCGAAGGCATTGAAACGCTGGTTGGGCGGTTGATTGGGTCCTGGTGAGCATCGTTGGGGTTGAATCGGGCAGAAATGGGACTTTTTGAGGAATGCCCTCGTTGAAAGGTGAGGGAAGCGAATCGATCGGGATTGGGAGATATCGAGCGGTCAAATCGTTTCGATGAAGGACGAGGTGGAATCTTGGGAACATTGCCCTGGGCATCGTTCTTGTCCTGGCCCTTAGCCGGACGGGGAGGAATAACGGGAGGTTGTTGCATGGCGGCAGCAGTCATTGTTGTTATTTAGATGCTCGGAGGAGCGATTATAGAAAATTGACgaaacaaaacaagagaGGTATCATGTAAGACGGGCTGTGTGATGATGACCTGGGGCGACGAACGAATGGTCAATACTAGAACAATTAGTATAAGTTCGAACAACAAGTGTAGAGCCAAGGCAATTGGAGGCTATAGCACGAGTTGGAACTTATCCGTGACAGGGGCATAGACTGGTATTTAAAGACATTTGTTGGCCTCGATCCCAGTCTAAAGTCCCATCAACACGATTCCGTCCATCCATGTGCCCGTGCCGTGCCTGTAGGTTGTACCTGTTGCCGGTTCCAGCTGCAGGTATAGGTAGTGCTGTATGTACAGTGCTGAACCAGCCCCTGGGTTTATCGGATCCACGGTTCACGAGTTAGAGGCGCCACCTGTGAATGGATCCATTGCTATCAGAAAGCGATAGAAATCCAATGCCACATACGGGCACACCCTGCTGCGCCCACCAAGTGTTGCGCCCGTCACACACCGATTGATTGATCTTTTGCTCAGGGACGAAAAAACTTACCAATGGGGTTGCCGTGATTGGTATTGATTGGCCCAGGCACAAGCAGTACAGATATATGTAGTATAGTTCAATACACACTAACAACCGGCTTTGGTTGGGGACTTGAGGTGCCAGAtaagacgagacgagatgTACAAAAGCTATTATGTGCGCATTTTCAAGCTGGCAGCGGGCCCGACTAAGTCAGTGTATTTATATCCCATACTCTGGCCTCAAATACAATACAAAATGGAACGTCCAGGTGACAGGAAGTGCCACCGGAGCTGGTGATTTTTGTTCGTCGTCACTGGTTGTGAAAACAgggatggcgatggcgccAAGTCGGACGGTGCGAGGCGTTTCTGATCAACACTGTAGCTAGATCGTGGATTGTTTTGAAGAGTTGAAAAGATGGAGAATGCAAAGAAGCTGCTCTATTCTCGACGATCTTTGAGTGGGAGTTTTGATTCAGTTTTCAGCTGCAATTCGTGTATTCTACTCATGTAAGAGTACGAATTGAGTACATTTTTAAACCTCATCCCATTGTTGACCTCTGTTCTGAAGCTTACCTCAAAGCTTTCCCAATAAAGCATTTTCGTCACTTGCATGGCCCTGGATACAGTGCCCCCCGCATAACGATGATACCACAGTCCAGTCC
Encoded proteins:
- a CDS encoding hypothetical protein (At least one base has a quality score < 10), which produces MTAAAMQQPPVIPPRPAKGQDKNDAQGNVPKIPPRPSSKRFDRSISPNPDRFASLTFQRGHSSKSPISARFNPNDAHQDPINRPTSVSMPSIGQEGVEYSAVTHEVKPEEVQADSDNRAASPEQTRTIAEDLKLHAPKPSLPAQSAKQRVQAVTRTDSDKAAQFGIGRPGSTQGNKKQSSTNVSVSDGRPEVEDEHGIPEIGQRVPMNPHLGDVQAPSPGPGSEEFKKHHHRKHSSRGGPPGSYGLHGHGVAPLDKLEKEYYEKHPEALKREHQTPLHDRQNDFAMSRDDLNKLVRDTRSRGTGLGTSGYQATPTDEVGFQASEEYTSRLSPRPASTNEGQVQPLSFKSEITGPDGEHTVHVDDPKHPEYRSYGNEDPAVDEEDHEYTAPILAADEVKNDDSSYSQRPAVHPPADRRGSGDLEEPTSRPLSRSSRPKSRPTSIYKNNDSQEFAPTSLDDVEEYEPLFPEEGKKEAQKPAPGNKARHHFPSKDIWEDAPDSVHFTVEVSTPDQAEQTEQTEEPRRRSSAMDRPKTPAHIFAQRQEELAEQEASGPVDIQPPKNHDKPIWYESKESDSFLNNNKRPSASQRFPSKDIWEDAPESQLYETTISDTPEPEVKEEPKDELTEQNKPSIPERPARKASEDRPAIPERPKPKHTTSDEGKSKPPVSDKPKPQIPPRPTKASSGDSAEPKQKPPVPSRPAGSKIAALQAGFMSDLNKRLKLGPQAPKKEDTKPQEDLTEEKEKAPLSDARKGRARGPQRRAPAKSPAAPAVQTSGPSLSFSTPQTLWSINPEGSLSVSGEQTPVSEPEPAVEKNEEPVAEPVTTQEPSPKSEPNLEPKPELRSEPESESVPVHRDPEPAAGKLPQEAEHELPAQQPAVQPSPESAPEASLQEPEPEREQEPIQVEKSLVTNTAGESILETTVDKTEGGDAVEPVAVSDEVKQ